CTATTTTGTATAATACATATGTTGTGTTCTGTAAGGAAGGAGTTTGAGATGCACCAAGAGCTTTGATGAAAGAGTATATGGAGGAAAGACAAATTTAACTAAAGGGAATTAAATGCTAACATTCATTCAGTGCTAATATCAAACCTTGCAATCTTAGCTATCTTAAATGAAGCATTTATTGAGTGAAAACACAACAGTAATATAATTTCATCAAAGAAAAAAGTTGGTGAGTACAACTATAAAGCTTTAGATATAAATTGTATTCCAATTGATACCACATCAATATTTCAACTAAATAATTCACTCTGAAAGCATTTGTCAACattattttaatctgttttttctgccatctcttctgcttttctttttttaggttgGTTGTCATTTTCTAAGCTTAGaaacttttcaatttcatttatttgatttgTTACCAAGTGCTGCCAGTCATCTTCACCAGAAGACACATCTAAATCAGTATTTTTAATCTTGATTGCCTGAAAATGGCTTTGTAGTGGAGTTGATTTCAGAGGCTTTGTTTTCACCTAGGAAATACCAAACTTGTTTTACCACTGAAATTATTACTCATTTTCTAACCAGTCATCAATAAGCATTTAAAGAAAATCCTTCAGCCTTTGCAATTAGGGGTATGTGATAAAAACCCACTGTTGTCTTGGCTATTTTCCAGCTACCACCCTAGTAATTTTGGCaccaaaaaaaaactataaactgTGAGTTTGTAGGCTTATGTAGTAGCTCTTCAAGATCGTCAGGTAGCTCTTCAAGATATACTCCAGAGATACcacaaatgttttcttaaatggctttctttgaaagaaaacatatttaaaaccatgcagataaaaatctgttttgtctgctactccccttcccttcccaaaCAAGTCTATGTTTTGTATCTTCTATCAAGGCTggggaaaattttaaatgctaaCGGAAGTAAACTGCCATATAGAAACTGCTTTTTACTTCAGGTTTCCTCTTAGGCTTCAGAGCGCCATTGTTGGAGAAACAGGAAAGCGCAATGAGGTGTTACGCTGGCGTGTTTCGAAGGGACCACATTGGGTCACACTTCTAATACTGTGTTAAAGAagtatttttaaggttttttctgaatataaaataattaactacaagtttagaaaacagaaaagtgtaaagaaactaaaaatcacTAGTAACCTGCTATCCAGAGGGACCTGTCAACATTTTGGCATTGTTTGCTATTAGTCTTTCTATTTTTATCATCTATATTTTAGTGTTGACCATTCTATAGAATTTTATATCAGTTTTTCCTTCTGAATTGTTTCCTATACAATACAGACTTCTCATAAGCAAATGTCAGTGCTGCAAAATACTTCTTATGGATGTGTGATAATTCAACTAGGACCTATTGTTGACATGTTTCCAGTTTATCCCTATCAGAAATaaatttgagggcttccctggtggtgcaatggttaagactttgcatttacactgcagggagcacaggttcagttcTTGGTCAGGGAATTCCCCACAAGCTGCAGCGTGTGATaaaattgaattaatttttgaaaaaaatcttttatggtCTTCTTAGATTATCAGATAAAATCTTTTCTTGAATGGGAATATATTTTTGAAGTACAGAACAGAATAAGAATTTGATTAAAATTACCCAGTATTCCAACCACCATTAAACATTTTGATATAAATATCCTAGACTCCTCtctatatatagtttttaaaaatctggatcaTTTATATGATTGTCTATGCTgggttaaaaacatttttaacatttccCTCTAGAAAGACCATGGCGCCATCATACTCCATGTTCCataatttaatatattgttggacatttgagttgttggAAAATGTTTACTGTTACTAAGCTATAATGAAGGTCATTTGTTCATAAATCTTTGTGAAGATCTTTGAGTACTGccttacattaaaatattttccaatctGTTAAAAGTGGCATATTTTTGTAATGTATTTTcaaagtgagatcatacagtaacagttttttaaactgaatttaaatatttacatttatctcAGTTCCCTAAAGGATGTGTCCTTTTGGACTGCTCTGTTTGGTTCCTGCGAATTCTAGTCAACCGCCAATCTcctcagagtcttagcctctgatCCTTAGTGATGCTGGGTTCATGTTTGTCTCATTGCCTATGTTTTTGTGAAATAACAGATGAAAACAAAAGTATCAACAAAGGACCACCAGGAGACCTTAAGCAATTCATTTAACTTCTGTGGACCTCGGTTTTCTCATCGGATTCTTTTAGTGACAAAATGCTATTACTGTAAAGAGTAACCGGATAAAatgcacataaatatatatttttcataatgtCTGGCTTGTAAGTGTTCAACATACCTTGTGTGGCTCACAGGGCCAAAATGAATTAAAGTCATCCATGTGTGGGTAGTGTGTCGGCCTCATGCAGTACTGAGAATAGTTAACAGAGAAGTAGACCAAATCCAAAGCTAGGTTGCTACTAATTTTGGAGTACAATGATTTGATGATCTGTATGACATAATGGTCCTGTTTTGCCAACAAAATGCTAGAAACATCTTGGTGCATTTGACACCAAGTACAAACTACCCAATTTCCCAAAATCCGTATCTTTTGACTTGATGGAAAAAGGAAGGAGACATTCACACATTACACTTCCCTTTTTCCTACTTAGTGGGAGGGGCAGAAGCAAGGATTGGCCATAGAGAGAAGCAGGATGTAATTTTAAAGTGTACACTTAACTTGTCCTATTTAGCTTAACTTAGGTTTTGCAGCCTACAGCAGTAATTCTAGTTATACATATGTTGCCATATATCTttgctccttcctttccttcttaaaAAATCACCTCTTCACCTCTTTCTGCCTGACTCAAAAGATCTGCTCTTTAGCCTAAAATTTTCCCCTGCCTAGTAGCAGTAGTTTCTTTAAGCCTGtggttacattttaaaattctgaatgaaCCTAATACTGAATGTGTAAACAAGTGACTTTGCTTACTGTGGCCCCTCTCTCCCATCCTCATTCCTGTGTGTAATCAAGATTGCAGCAGGCTGCCAACCTAACCCCctctaagaattaaaaaaaacacattactCTGGATCTACAGGAGAAAAGTAAATTAACTCATAATGTAACTACCCAGAATTTTACAAGACTGATGTGGACagtatacataaaaatatgttgaaaaaGTTAAAGAACTTATATTCCCTTTCTGGCCATAAGTCTTCATAAAGTTCACTTTTCGTTTAGAACAAGAGTTGGCAAACTTTTGCTGTAAAAGAGCCAGAGTAAACatttttggctttgtgggccAAGTGGCCTCCCTCACAACTGCGTCACTGTaacacaaaagcagccatagaacTACAGGTAAAGACATGGGTGTGGCTGTACTAATAAGCTTTTACTGTTAATAAAAACAAGGCAATAGGCTGCATATGACCCATGAGCTGTCATTCAACAGCCTGTGATGTAGAAAAGCATAAGTAAAAAAGGTTAGATTGGTCTTGTTTAATCCAGGGATCACAGCCTTTTCAGTAGACTAAGCAAAAGAGCTCACCTGCTTTTAAATCTGTCCCATATTAAATGTTAACTGGTAACCAAGCATCAGCTGGGACAGTGATACAGAGCACACTGCTTGACACCAAGTGATGATCACTTTGCTAAACAGACATTTAGTGTGTTTTCCGCACACCAGTATTTTTAGAAGAAATTTTTCTATTAACAAAAATTGAGAAGAAAAATTGAGGATGTAGCATGTAACAGCCAAGATACCTAGTCTAAGTCCACTGCAAACTGTTCTTAATGCTCTGGAAAATTATTTCACATTTGTGTCACTGCCTCAATATGGTTTTAAAGCTGTTGTGGGaatatttcttcaaaattttaaattttataaattcttaactaatcacagaaaaagcattaGGGATGCACTACAAAGAAGTTAtctattgggttgtttttttctttttttttttaaataaaaatgggcTTGAAATGGCAATGTGAAATTTCCATCATACCCTTAAACTGTTTGAAAATAGAACAATTATGTTAGAAGTGTTAAGTATTCAACCCAATCAGAATGGATATCTGCCTTTGATACTCAAGcttctttttgcttttgatttgATTCTATGACTTAGCCAATTAGCTAAAGATCAGAACTTAGATTTCCCAGTGCCTAGTCTACTGTGCATTAGTCACCACAGTTTAAAGACTGAACATTTGCACATCAAGCTGAAATGATTTGGTTTTGAGCTCAATTATGCAAAGGTGAAAAACGCAGATCCTGATTTTAGTTTCAACTTTCCCAAAGGGACAGTTAGGCTACCTTACTTGAGGtttctcaaatttaaaaatggaaataaaatgtacTATTAGAAACTTACTCATAAGGCTGTGTTACTGCTATAATTTTCACTTTGTAATAGTGATCAAAAAAGTTGTTTAATGTGCatctctaaaatttaaaatatacagtgaCTATGCAGTtgcttttttgtcatttttcctaAACTTTTTGGGTTCCTTATAGCAGCTGTATTTGTTTTTTAGACTTTGAACAATACAGCCATTTTTGCACTGAAGTTTTGCacacttaaatttaaaaacttacaaattttccaaaaaaacccaacaaaaaccTGTCGGTTGTAGTTAGTTGCTTTTCATATGACAGATGGACTCTTGGAGCCATATAACGTCTACAAATACTTTGCTTAATATTTATATCCATAATTGGTATCATATACTTATGAATATTTGATCCTTTCACATACtgtgttttaattgaaataatttaaaatagacaGTTTCTTCCTTTGGAATAGTcaatttctgaaaataatataaattaccTTTAAGCACTGTTAAAAACAACTTATTTAAGGcagcttttattttataatgtaaaatgCTCAAATGAGTGaactattttttaatagtttaaataAGTAAATGCTCAAATGCTACTATTCCTAAATTTAGGTGACTAAAAAATAGAAGTACATGATACACTACCTCACACTCTCCTTCCCAAAACAGGCTGGATTATATCTATTTGATTTATACACTGTGACTTTTTCCTGCTGTTTTCCATCAACCTTAATTGTGAAAAATGGTGCCATGTTGCCCTCTTGATATTATTTTGGAGATCAGTTAGGTCTTAAACCATCCAGATGCATACAGTTCTACACATATCTGTAGAATTAGCTCACTAAGGTCTGCTCGGCaatatttttaattgacttaCATGTTCTGTGGGAAAAGAAGAATCATAAAAAGTCTTTGCAATTGCATTCCTCTCTTCACTGGGCTCTCCCCTGGGATCTGGATGGATACTTGAGTTATTCAAAGTGTCAGCAACTCTGTTAATGCTGGTAGTATCTGGTTGacaaagaggaaatgacaactgaaTTTTATTCTCCAGGGACTCATTTTAGTGACtaaacttgtttttctctgatcccatgcttttgtattttaaaagtaacaattTCTATATTCTTCTTATATTGAATACTGGTTTTCATAGACTTTGCTCTTACATTAGGTACttcatttcagaaaacattttattgctACTTTCAAAAACCTGCTGATTTTACATTACCACCAGTGACACAGTGTTAGGATCTTCTCAAACAATATAACATACATTAAAATGTTATCCTTATTCCCCTGGTTACTGGACTGCCTAtgcatataaacatttatatagtaAACATCTTACTAATACAAAGGGAAAAGTCTGAACCAACTGAAAgatttctaaattatatttaaaaagaaattgactATAAGAAGTCCAACAAAGGGCTGTCTAGTAGGGGGTCACTGTGTTTTAATAAATAGATAACAATTTAGAGAAACATGTCTTTGAAGGCTAAAAGATATTTAGGAGTATCTTTTATGAGTCTGAGTATTTTACAAGTTGAATTGCTATAGAATTTTAGTCATCTCTCCTTGCATCCTTTCTATCACTGAGATTTAATTTAGAAGGAAAGACTTGTAAGAAAATGGTAAATGTTAGACTTGTCCATTGACTAACAGCATTAAACTGCTGCATTTGACGGACAAAATTAATGGAATCTGAAGTTAATGCATTTTATTATATCAGGAAAATGACAGTTTGTGAAATGAGATTTTAcagtgtttttgtgttttgtatttttcccTAATTACTTCTCCATTCAAATAAGATATACTTGCTTTGCTTTTAATTCccacttcttctttttaaaattttctcaatttCCTTAAAAGAAGCCTGTTAAAGTCAGAGGGGCCATGCAAAGCTTTCCTAATAAGCCATATTTCTATAATGGGTCTAAATGCATATTGTTAAACAGgcaaagaagaagagagaagtcgctcagtcgtgtccgactctttgtgaccccatgggctgtagcccacactcctcggtccatgggattttctaggcatgaatactggagtgggttgccatttccttctccaggggatcttccagacccagggattgaacccaggtctccctcattgtaggcagacgctttaccgtccaagctaccagggaagccccaaatatttctttgagcccccTTTTTTTTGGGcgggggcaagaatactggagtgggttgccattcccttctccaggagatcttcccgacccagggattgaacccgggtctcccgcattgtatgcagatgctttactgtctgagccaccagggaagtcaaggcaAATTTCCCTAAAAATCTAAGGCTGTCTAACAGCCCCAACAATTTAAACATGTTGAGACTGCTATTagcaaataaacatatttttattatgattatacTTCTTAAACAGTAATTATCTTTGTTACATTTATACAATACCTATACATGAGATAttgcatttctattttaaaatgtctttaatatgaaaattttaaagtacacaAAAGTAGAGAGAAAGAACCTTAATGTACTCCTCACCTAGTTTCAGTACCTTCAATATTAAGTCATGTGTATGTCATCCATTTAcctccccttccctctttttTTATTCTGGAGGATGTTTTTATATCATGTGGTAGTTTTTACTACACTCTACAAGAATAGAACAGTTCCTACtatctgaaatatttactatttgaatGTATCAATATTGATCTATAACTATTAAGGGATTCAATTTAAAGTGTTTCAAACAATATATATCAAGGATATGAAAGGCAATGTTACACCTCACTATtacttggggctttcctggtgactcctgataaagaacctgcctgcaatgggggagacccaggtttgatccctgggttgaaaagatcccctggagaagggaaaggcttcccactccagggttcttgcctgaagaattccacgaatagaggagtctggtggactatcaactatggggtcacaaagaatcagacacaaatgagcaactaaccctttcacctggcttccctgggtggctcaggtggtaaagactctgcctgcaacgcaagGGATCcatctgtgttcgatccctgggtcaggaagatcccctggagaggggaatggctacccactccagtattcttgcctggagatgccatggacagagcagcctggtaggctacacagtccatggggtcgcaaagagctggacacaactgagtgactttcacttcactattacttgccaaacaaaaaaaaaaaacaaaaagctggaTTTGTGGTGCTAGTGAAGGGacagacaaaacagaaaaattaaggaaggagggaaaaattagaagaaagCGAGAGAAACTACAACAGTTCTAAGAGAagcttgttttgtgtgtgttcttAGTATAGAAAGAAAAGGAGTAAACATGAATGCAGGCAGAAGCCTTATCAACAACTTTACTGCATTTGCTctagaaagtaagaaaaaaaaaaaaagacttggatTAGGTAGATGTTcctaatttaaaattaatgacaCAAATGTGATTGTTTTTGCTAGTTTCAGTTCTTTGATaatgaaaaggattttttttttaatttccaaaatgcagTTGACCTCTGTACATGTTATGTTGATAATACTGGTTCAGATTTAAGTGAAAAGAAATCTGCTTCCATTTAAGTAAAACCTttcctacatatatatatatatagacacacacacatatacagagtcTTTAGGTTTAggcaaaataatatatatagtaatataaattTTCATACTAAACAATCTGGAAAATTTTTTACCAAGAATAATAAGtagaaaagcaaattttaaaataattattacctGGTCCAACATCATTCCTGGCCTCATCCACACTAACATTTTTACAAAGTGTCATCGAAAcagtctttttgttttctaacaGACCTACTGGTCTCTCGTTCAGCAACAAAGGAATGCTAGATGTTGAAGTGCTCACTGTTTGACTTTCAATTTGATTTACTTTTGACAAAGAACTAGGGCCTAAAAAATTCACATACACTAgagttttctcagtttttttaTCTGAAGTGGAAAGATCAAAGGCTGACCTTCCACTTATGTTTACTAAATCTCCAGATGGCTTTATGTGAAATGAACATGATTCTTCCAGCTGTCCTTCACTGTAAATTTTTCCTGAAACAATGTCATTTAATGACTCCGTTTTCTCTGTACTATTTAACAATGTATGCTGTCTTTCATTAGGgaagcagtctttttttttaacttcagttaTCTGATTCTCATCAATCTGACTTTCTTTATTGGAAAACTGCATTTCTGTGGAAGTTTTCACATGACTAGCAGTTTTCATATCTTTGGCTTGTGAAGCATCTATATTCTCATTGTTAATTTGAAGATGGGAAAGACTCACATTGTTTTCTAGATACCCCAAACAGTTCTCAACTTGACTGTTTTGCATATCATTTAGATTTTTCCATATAGTTCTTTTCCCAGGGCTTGAGTTGGGCGTCACCAACATAGGCATGATATTAATTTTATCTGAATTCTTTAAAAGTACATTCAAATTGTCACTGAAAACGGCAGAAGAAATGGGGTGGTTGATTGCTATATCACAAGGAATAGCTAGTTGAGGTTGCTCTGAAGGACCTTCACCAACTTGCTGAACATCTGAAGTTTCTTTAAATGGCAATAGgctacattcattttttttatttaacagttGTGTCTGTCTTATTTTACATTGTTTATCATCTAACATAACATTCTCTGAATCCTGTAAACTATATTTCTGAGGCTGGACAAGATTCCTTTTTACATCTACAGAAGAATCCAGATCTGTTTTGATTTGGTGGCTATTTGTAATTACCTTCTCTGTGGTATTTTCTTGAGTCCCTGGAAACAATCTGAACTGTTGTTTGAATGGCTCATCTTCAGAAACATCTTTTTTATGATTTGTATGGCAAGCCATCTCATTTAAAATACTGTTAAATGATGTGCTGTTATTTTCAACCCCCAGATGTGTATTTGCATGGTGAAGATCTAATCCTTCAGTTCTTTCTAGATGgatcttttctgtttccattgaTGAATCTGCCACTACAAAGGGAATACTTGGTGATTTAACTTCTGTACACTCATTATCTTTTTCCAAGTCcaccttgttttttatttctgtagtaACCACTTTTGTAAAGTCGGTAATATCCAAGGTTTGTCCTTCACTAATTAATTCTTTTTCTATGCCGAGGGTTTTGCCTAGGGGTATTTCACTTTGGTTTTCATCCTGTGGCACAACAATATCAATTTTATTCTTGGAGCTTTTTTCAAAAAGCTGTAAGTCTGTTATAAAGAGAACACAGTAAAATTTTGGGTTATATACTAAAGCCTGCTTTTATAACACAtattaactgtttttaaaaaatatatttaattttaaatatttcactggCAAGCTATTACACAAACATAATGATATCAGTTTTTCATAAATAGTGAGTTCCCTTTAATAAGCATGGTAAAATATTTGGTTCTACTCatattaaatttgtatttcataACAGAGAAAGTAGTTTTGGTTTAAAAAAGTAAGTTGAGGGCATTACAAACTGGTTATTTCTCTGGTCTGTTACTTCCTTTTGCATATACAGTATAATTCCATATAAACACACAGCTGattagataaaaattaatttacacTAATAGTCATATTGTAATTTCTCTTATTACCTAGATCCAGAAGTTGCCAGCTGGtttcttttcttcacttttttgcTCACTACcttgtaaatatttctaaaatctgGAATACTTTTGGGCAAAGTGTACAGAATATCTACTTAAGATATTAATTTTATTCATCTGGGTTTTAACCACAGATTTCAAAATTTCAGTATAGTTACAATAATCTGTAGGCCATGAAGGGTCTTTTTAATCCAATCATTCTCTCTACAACATCCCCACCAAGTGGTTGTTCAGCCTAGGTTTGAACACCTTCAGATTACCTTCTTTAAACAACTCTTTTTCAATATGAATGAATTAGTCAATTATTTCAATGGTTACATAAAGGTAATTTGAACTAAGAAAAGTGCTCTAGAATTTGGTCATCAAAAGGTTACTAGTAGCTCAGAGAACAGTCTcagcaaagaaatgaaagcagaaacCAGAATGCAAAAAGCCAACAAGTAAGTGAtgagaaagcaaagcaaaaatgtattttttcctctgaATACTGACTTTATTAAAGAACAGCTCAAAAGACATACAAGTCCTTTTGTTAAGACATACAAATGGAAAAGTATTTCTCCAATTATACTACTAGGTCCTCAAAGCAAAGACTGATATTGATATCCCCCTGAAGGACcaatataaaaattagaaaacatcaaTATAACTGGGTTA
This sequence is a window from Bubalus kerabau isolate K-KA32 ecotype Philippines breed swamp buffalo chromosome 15, PCC_UOA_SB_1v2, whole genome shotgun sequence. Protein-coding genes within it:
- the CCDC73 gene encoding coiled-coil domain-containing protein 73 isoform X7 yields the protein MENDFKTESASSAFSLQSSSETLFSIQLLDFKTNLLEALEELRMRREAETQYEEQIAKIIMETQELKWQKETLQNQKDTLAKQHKEAMAVFKKQVSKYSLQKKVSEMEQKVQLHLLAKEDHQKQLNEIEKYYTIITGQFGLVKENHEKLEQNVQEAIQLNKRLSALNKKQESEIHNLKKELKTVTSDLIKTKVTCQQQKMGAENNLTIKEQKFQELEERLKMELELNKKINEEITCIQEEKQGIIISFQQLQQLLQQQTQANTEMEEKLKTLERDNELQREKVKENEEKFLNLQNEHEKALETWKKHVEELNGEINEIKNELSSLKETHTKLQEDYDELCDQKKFEEDKKFENLPEVNTEMSVEKSGNTIIQKYNSRQEIREENTKSCCLDTEYKEKGETKEGPFLEEIIIDLQLFEKSSKNKIDIVVPQDENQSEIPLGKTLGIEKELISEGQTLDITDFTKVVTTEIKNKVDLEKDNECTEVKSPSIPFVVADSSMETEKIHLERTEGLDLHHANTHLGVENNSTSFNSILNEMACHTNHKKDVSEDEPFKQQFRLFPGTQENTTEKVITNSHQIKTDLDSSVDVKRNLVQPQKYSLQDSENVMLDDKQCKIRQTQLLNKKNECSLLPFKETSDVQQVGEGPSEQPQLAIPCDIAINHPISSAVFSDNLNVLLKNSDKINIMPMLVTPNSSPGKRTIWKNLNDMQNSQVENCLGYLENNVSLSHLQINNENIDASQAKDMKTASHVKTSTEMQFSNKESQIDENQITEVKKKDCFPNERQHTLLNSTEKTESLNDIVSGKIYSEGQLEESCSFHIKPSGDLVNISGRSAFDLSTSDKKTEKTLVYVNFLGPSSLSKVNQIESQTVSTSTSSIPLLLNERPVGLLENKKTVSMTLCKNVSVDEARNDVGPDTTSINRVADTLNNSSIHPDPRGEPSEERNAIAKTFYDSSFPTEHVKTKPLKSTPLQSHFQAIKIKNTDLDVSSGEDDWQHLVTNQINEIEKFLSLENDNQPKKRKAEEMAEKTD
- the CCDC73 gene encoding coiled-coil domain-containing protein 73 isoform X29; translated protein: MENDFKTESASSAFSLQSSSETLFSIQLLDFKTNLLEALEELRMRREAETQYEEQIAKIIMETQELKWQKETLQNQKDTLAKQHKEAMAVFKKQGKFQLATEIKEKEIEGLKETLKTLQVSKYSLQKKVSEMTLERDNELQREKVKENEEKFLNLQNEHEKALETWKKHVEELNGEINEIKNELSSLKETHTKLQEDYDELCDQKKFEEDKKFENLPEVNTEMSVEKSGNTIIQKYNSRQEIREENTKSCCLDTEYKEKGETKEGPFLEEIIIDLQLFEKSSKNKIDIVVPQDENQSEIPLGKTLGIEKELISEGQTLDITDFTKVVTTEIKNKVDLEKDNECTEVKSPSIPFVVADSSMETEKIHLERTEGLDLHHANTHLGVENNSTSFNSILNEMACHTNHKKDVSEDEPFKQQFRLFPGTQENTTEKVITNSHQIKTDLDSSVDVKRNLVQPQKYSLQDSENVMLDDKQCKIRQTQLLNKKNECSLLPFKETSDVQQVGEGPSEQPQLAIPCDIAINHPISSAVFSDNLNVLLKNSDKINIMPMLVTPNSSPGKRTIWKNLNDMQNSQVENCLGYLENNVSLSHLQINNENIDASQAKDMKTASHVKTSTEMQFSNKESQIDENQITEVKKKDCFPNERQHTLLNSTEKTESLNDIVSGKIYSEGQLEESCSFHIKPSGDLVNISGRSAFDLSTSDKKTEKTLVYVNFLGPSSLSKVNQIESQTVSTSTSSIPLLLNERPVGLLENKKTVSMTLCKNVSVDEARNDVGPDTTSINRVADTLNNSSIHPDPRGEPSEERNAIAKTFYDSSFPTEHVKTKPLKSTPLQSHFQAIKIKNTDLDVSSGEDDWQHLVTNQINEIEKFLSLENDNQPKKRKAEEMAEKTD